GAGATTCCTCAAGAAACATCAAGCCAGTGTTCTCTGCTTCAGGAGTGAGTTCACAGGTCAAAGTTCAGTCTGTCCGGAGGATCATGGGGGGATGCTCACTGTCTTCATCCAATCTGAGCGAGTTGGTTTCGTCTTCCAGGCAAGCTCCACCCACAGCTCCCAGGTCATCTGGATAAGCTGCAAAGAAAGGGAGCAGGAGTTTGATGATCAGCAGCACAAACCGAGGCGTGGATCCAACAAAGCAGCCATTCCAGCTGAAGTACCAGACGTTATTTGCAACAGTTTCACTGCCACCCTATGTTTGCCTTCATTATGACCACATTTCTCCAAGCCAAGAGCAGTTTGTGATTACTCTGCATGTGTGCAATGCATATTGTTGCTTCGGGGCAGTTATGTTTTTGTACTCTCTACCCATCCATTACAGCTGCAACTGCAGAATTGATGCTGTATGTGCAGACTATGCTTCCTCCACAGCTGAAACATTAGCCCAAGTGCTATACAAAGATGCTAAGAGACATATACACAAGCTCTACTCACTTGGGAACTCCAGCATAAACTAAGTTCTCATCCTCTCAACTTAACAGAGCAGCAAAATCAGGCTAAAAGGTCACAACTGCCGTAAGGAACTACAGGAACACAAcatcacagacaaaaaaaaaaaagtgctacaAATTCAGATGCTTTGCTGGAGGTCTGGGTTCAGAACTCCTTCATAAAATAATTACAGCACCTCAAGAACCATTTGGCAAGTACTGCAACTATTACTGAAGTAAGTGAACACAGTTCAAGACAACACTGTGcccacaaagcagcacagatgagTGGTtcacctgcagaaagctgcGTACATGGCAGTGCTCTCCTACCACTCACCAGGGCCTCACATCACTCTCACAGCTATGAAAAGCTCAGCGCTGAAGCAGACGAGCTCACGCAGCCATCTGGAAGGCAGCAACATGCAGAGGCACCCTGCCCCGTCCCCAGCCTTCTCCTTACCATGCCTTGTGGGTGAGGAAGGCACGTATGTACCTTTAGTCCCAGCAGCGCTGTACGGCTGCGCCACCAGCGGCCGGTCGTGGGATGCAGACTCCAGGATCTCGTTGGCCGGCTCCATGCTGCCATCGAGCCTGCCGAGAAGTGTTAGATGGAGAGGTGAGCTGCCTGGATGTAACACAGCCTTAGCTGACAGCTACACAAGAATATCTCATTAGATGTGCGAGAATACAACGGGAAGAGTGTGGTCTCTTCAGGGAAGGCAGTCATTGCTTCCAATTCCATGTGCTTCTGTCATCGTGCAGGGGATATGTAACATCACACCAGGGTTTGATGGTATGATCGATCATGTAAGTAAGGCAATTGTATTATCCTATCTGTTCCCTTCAAATCttagaaaaaataacaaggCCCTGTCATATCTCCTTAAGTATTCTACAGTACTGCTACAAAACATTGTTTGGCTGCTCTACATGCAAGGAATCTTAATAAGGGCACCGAGAGAGAGAGAATACAGATACAATTTCATAGGCCAGATTTCCCCCCCATGAAGTTAGAGTAACACTTTCTCGTTCCTCTAACTGCTTGATTTATTGATGAAGGGAACGGTGTCAGATGCTTCAGGTTCTTGTCAAAGTAACTGAACtcaaactgcagagaaagaggaaatgggATCACACAGCTAACAGCAATTGGTTCTTCACTGCAGTTGGGCAGCATTAAGTTTCTGCTGGTAAAGCAGTGCTTAGTGTAGATGGTACAAGGAAGGGTGGCACACAGGGATTCTAAAGTTACACTTTCATGTCAGAGGTCTGATAAAAAGCCAGTTTAAAGAAACGAGCTGTTCTAAGTCAGACCTCTGCAGCACGGAACTAAGATTAAGAACAAACTGAATTTTGTGaagcaataaaagaaatgaaaaaataaaagcaacagacCTCAACTAACGTGAACTTACTTGTGCTGCTTCATTAGCGTGCACTCTCCTCCTTCTTGGGGGTCTAGGTTGTACATGTAGAGATACCCATCAGCAGCTCCCACCAATAAACGAGGGATCTTCTGAATTCTAGGAACGGTCAGAGGAAATTAATGAGAGCTTAAGTTTCATATCAGCAccctctcctcttctcctgtGATTTCAAGCTGTTATTTTCTACACTTGCTTCTCCTAGATAGGCAATACTGCTACCAGCTGCACAGACAGAACACCTAGGAAGCAGCTACATGCAAAAATAAGGTGTAACTACAATGGGGCTGATAGGATGCCCTGGGAGTTGAGCAGTTCACACATAACCCAGGAAAGCAAACTGAGAAGTTACCATCCTGATATCAGCTTTGCACAACAGGTTACAGTATTTGTCTctggagaagtatttcctttcttcagaaatgctACAAAGCTTAATTATTGCTTAAAGGGTGCTTTGAGATCAGAGGAGAGAGACGCAGACATGAAGCAAATGAAGCACACAAACTCCAGAACCTccataaaatacatttactaCTGCTCAGCTCATTGCTTTGGTAGATGTGCCAAACGGGTCCTGCCTTTGGAGATGACAAAGAAGGTTACACTGAGTTCTCAAAATTAACTCCAATGAATGCTATGCAGTTTTAGAGACAAGAACAACACGGATTTGCTTTCAAGGACTTCTTTAACCACTAGTCCAAATTGCTTTACTTTGCAGCAAAGTAAATGCCTTAAGCCCACAGATCTGTTCTCAACAGACTTCTCTGCTAATCAGAAGACATCTTCAAACAACTCTTCAATAGTCAACTGCTTATCCAAACACCGTGCTTTCTGCCTCTCACAGGACCATGAGCTCCAACACAGCTCTTAAGCCAGAAGAGGCTCTGAAAGCACGACAGCAACCCATTCCTCTGAGTGCTATCCACTCAGCTGGAGATGAAGTAACCCTCCAGTGCCTGCTTTGCTGTAGCTCTATGTGGCaacccagagggtggtgaatGCAAGTACCATTGCTTTACTCACGTGGCAAGTGCACAGATATTTCTGTGCCCACAGAACGGCAGGCGGACCGTAGCAAAGGCTCTGCCCTGGTTGAACATCTCTGTTACTTGAGAGGGCAGATAGCTTGTTGAGGCCATCAGTACTTTTCCAAAGTAACCTGTCCAGGTTGTAGGCTCTTCCTGAGGTCTACAATTCGGAAGAAACAAGAGAGATGTGTCGAACTTCGACCTCAAAATGGAGAAAGAGGCGGGTCAACACTGCAAAacctcttttcattttgaaagagattAAACAGTTATTTGTTTGTCTTCAGGGATTACTGACAGCCCTGAGATCTCAATGCACTCAATTTACACTGCAGGGCACAGTATGTCCTATAATACCCTCGGCCTGTTGCTAAAGCATGTCCTATTGTAAACGGATACTTCTGTTTATACAGCTGCATTTCGTAACGGTTATTATACAAAAATAAGACCTACTGTAAAGAGCTGCACTTCCAGATATTATTCACCTGTTTAATCAATAACCAAACCACCGTCTCCAACAAAAGTTATAAATAAGACTGCCTTCTCAAACCGTaaatagaaacattttacaACACGGTGCTTTTTAGAACCATGAAGGCAGCTGGAAGGTTCTGCTGAGACAGATCTTCCATAATGGATGTCAGAggtgaaaaaatataaataaaaacaaattgccCTCACATTCCTCTGCCAAGGATGCCCAATTCCTCTTTGGCAGCAATACTTATCCTATTAATTACAAGAACAATAGGTAGATGAGGAACAGCTGCTGATTCATGACTGATTTGTCGTGTCCTTTATTTTAAAGCGTTCAAATGAAGTCTGTTCACTCTTTGAAGAGCtcatcctattttttttttttttccatttccttgaAAAGCCCAAGGCATCTCTGAGACttacttttctttcacagtctCAAGTTTGAAGATATGCACTGTCTCTGTGTTGCTGGATGCAGACAGAAACATGCCATCCATGCTGAAAGCCAAGGAGCAGATGCTCACACACCTAGTGGGAAGgcacagagaggaaagaaacaacaaagcgTTATTTTTGACCTTCTAATGCAAAAGCATCTGGTATTAGAAAAAGCCAGGGTTAAGTGACTCGTGGGAACTGACTTAAATGGggatatttcttcttcttggtAGGTAGGTAGAAGTCTTCCCAGACAGTCACCACTAAGAAACTCCAGAGCACTCACACGAGATGTGCTGGGATAGCAGGAAGGAACTGTGGCTGCACAGTAAAATCACAAGctccttttcttctgtcagaGATTACAGGTGAGCTGCAGTTTACCCAAAGTGACTGGCTTGAACAGATTTCTCAGTCAATGCTGCTTtgtaaataataagaaaaaaccCATTTCCACAGTAAAGCATTCTGAATCTCCCAATATCTTCCTAAAGCTGTTCAAGAGCAAGAGCCCCCTTAACAACATTTTAATTGACAGTTAACTCTGACAAATACCAGATATGGGGGGCCCAACCAGGAACAATCTGAACTCAGCCTTACCTCTACATGAAGTAGAGTACAGCTAGAGTTACCACCACCACAAACTGCAGAACAATGTCAAAATGACTTTCAATGGCTACGTTACAAGCAGGGTttaaaagatggagaaaattaGATGTATTGCTTCCATTTGccttaaaaatataatatatcTTACAAGACTTGATCCACTTTGAACAAGTTTCCCTGccaatgaatttttaaaatgcgAGAGGAAGTAAAATCCTGACAGGATTGATTTGTAGAATAGTCAAGTCTTAAGAAGAGAAGTTGGAAGACATTCAAACTGAAAATGTGGTAAGCATACAGGCAGGGTTGGAGGAATACAGCAACAGGCAATAATTAGGAAGCTAGCTCAGCCACAGAGCACACTGGAGATCTATTGTAAGGAATGAGCTTCAGATAACCAGTGTGGATCAGCTTTACCTCTTCACTCCCCTCCGGAATTCAAACAGTTTCTGTCCCTCTGGAATGGAAAACACTCTTATCACTGTCccctgcaaaggaaaaaaaagtcatcttccATTATCATTTCAAGTTCTCCCACTGTACATTAGCACTAGTGAGCAGAGTACAACAAACCATTTTGCTGTTAACTTAGCACTTAGCACAGCTGATGCACACCACATACTAGCATGAAATATTTATGGAGCTTGTTTGTAAGACGTGTTTGAAGAATGGGGAAACAACAAGGTGGGAGCTACTCATGTAGAGTACAAGCTGTGCATCAAGAACAGCTCCTCTCATTACATTTGATCATGAAAACAACCATGCTTGTTATCTGTAAGCACACTCATCTGGATGCCTTTTTGCCTTTATCAGGTGCAATCACACTACACCTTTATATTCCAAGCTTATTAGCCAGACAGCAAAGGCTTCATGCTTTTGGATTTCTACAGTTCAGACCATTTGTCATCATGTGCCAAAGCAAGACAACTCTCTGACTTTAACTGTGTGGCTTTCATTAGAAAGATAGCATCAAAGCAATACCATCTGATTTCTAGTAAGTAcctgcactgacagcagcaacACTGAGAGGACTGCCCTGATTACAGCCTGATTACAACGTACTTATTCAAATAACCTTATTATCCAACACTTTGCAGCTTGGAAGTTTAGTCAAATATAACTAACAGTTCTGAACTTTAGACTTGTTACAACTCCAGGCCTTCTTTTTTGGTACTTGTGGGCACAACTGCGCAcgcttaaaaacaaaatttgtttcagACCACTTCAGTTTATCATTGCAGGCAGATCAATAAAAGACACCTTACCTTCTCTGATGCAGTGGCAAGTTTCGAACCGCTTGCATCAAAAGCCAAAGCAGCCAAGGGACTGTCATGAGCTGGGATCATATTagcagctctctgcaggagTGAATCAATCAAACAGAACCTTAGTGCAGCACACCACACGTTCACAGCTTAAATCTGTGTGTGCAAGAGCACTCAATGTAAATATGAGCCTTATTTATGGACAACAATTTCATTAACTGCTATGTGAAAGTACACAAACTACTGAAGCACATGCACAGACAATACAAGCACAAGAAAGCTACTTAAAGACAACTCTACTAGAAGCAACTGCACTTCTACTCCATCTCTCTGCCAGCTCTATTCGATGGCCTTACTTCTCTTTGTCAATGTTCTATAATGCCTAAGTATAAAGGATACTGCAGTTTTTTTGTGGTTGGACCTGAATGTCTAGTAATTCTTCTTTGAGCACTTCGAGTCATTTCCAAGAACTGCAtctttagaaaggaaaacagtctTCACAAAGACCCTTACCAGATTGATGGTGTCAAAGACCTGTACTTCTCCAATAGTTGCACTCCCTGGATAGGCCAGATAGCAGTTGTCATTGTTTATTGACAAAGCACACAACCCTAGAATGTATTcagaagtaaaaacaacaacataagaaaaaaaataatgaaaacaacaaagcacaGTCAGAAAGAAGCAAATTCTAAACCTTAAAAGGTGAAGCTTTCTGACCTACGTTCAAACCTCGCAAACATCAACTCAATCATTCCCACAAGGTATCAACAGACACAGAACAGGGATAAGAAATCTCAAGAGCCAATCTGCAAGAACACTTGTTAACATAATTACTAATAAGGTTtagaacaaagtaaaaatactgTCAGACCGACACTAACTGACCAAGTAGAAGAAATCCCTCAAGCATTAGCTTTACATAGCTTTTATTTGTGCCAAGTGCTTGTAAGCATCTCTATTGCTTCCTTCTGACCTAACATTCCAGCACATCTGCACGAGCAGACCAGAACACGGAGGAGGCAGCTTAAGGCAGTTTAACAGCACACTCACCTGCTGGATTGGGTGGCGTCTCCCTGATTGTATGCAATACCTTCATGTCTCGTATATTGTGTATATAAAGAGACTCTTCCAGACATACTATCAGCCTCTAGACATGGGACAGATTAAATGGTGATATGAAAAGAGAATCTGTATGAAGTTATCGATTCTAAAAAATAGCATCCAAGCGCAGCTGGTGCCTTCCAATTCAGGAAGCTTGTACCAACCTGATGGGAAGATGAGTCTGACATGAGACACATGAGAGACCTCTTGACGAGGCTTCAGTGCTGCAGTAGTGCTCTCAGGCACTTGAACTGCCCAGCATACCTGACTTCTCTCAACCACACCATTGTAAATTGATTTAAATGAAAACGATTTACTCTACTAGATTGAGTAAGCAAGCCAGAACCTTCCTCTGTACCTATTTCACCCTTACTCTGCCTGCCCATGTGTATTTCTCTCCCTCTAGAGGCCAATTCACATGTGGGCCCCACTTCCTGCTTTggctagaaagaaaaacatacaagacttttaaaaactgtttataGAGCCTATTACTTATTCATACTCATTTGTGAGgtacttcaaaaacaaacaaacaattaaaGTTCTTCAACGCCTCATCTGCCCTTTGGTGACTGCATCTGGACAGCTGTTTAACGAGACCTGACCCACTTACTGCTACCTCATGGTGtcagaaacaacagcagtcACTGCCTCCTTACAATTTTAAGCAGGAATCCCATTACCTCACACCTGATTCTGAGGGCAGAGACGGGCACTAAGAAGAGTTCATCATTCAGATGCTATTTTCTCCACTTCAAATGAACTGGTTGAAGACAAAACCGTATGTGCAGAAGAACCTGCCAATGCCTCAGTACTACAAGCACCCCACTTAAAAACTACATCAGATCAGTGACTGCATCTCAAGgattcaaactgtttttaaaaatgataaaaacaatTTGAGGTTTAAGTTTTGGCCCATTAGAAATTGTTGCCCCCACGTATTTTCAGTTGGAATTGTCCTGTGATCCTAAACATGCAAGGGGCCATGGCAGGCCTCCAGTGCAACCACCCCCTCAAAGCAGGGTCAGCAACGTGGTCAGACCAGCCTGCTGAAGGCATTCTGGCAAAACATGTAAACACAGAACCAGAAGTTCTTCACCAAACAGGGTTACTCAGATGCCATAAAATATTCCATCTACAGCTGGAAACatagaaattaatttcaagtaGCAGTTCTGTCACCAAAGGAAAAGCCACCCACCAGAGAAACTGCTGGAATAAGCCCTACAAGCCCTCTTGCTTTCACTACAATTATTACTCACCTGCCTATTGAGTTTGACAGCCAGGATGGTGTTGGAGTAACTGTAGTTGCAAATCTCTGTCCCCTTCTTAAAGTGACAAACCTTCAGCTTGCGTGGAGCTTTAAGGCTGACGATGGCCACCAGACTGCTGGAGAACAGCCTCTCCACAATGCACACATCTTCAGTGTCAGCTGAGGAACCACAGCAAGGGAggggaaacaaaacacagagggAGATTTCAGGGAAAGAGAACCATGTGTATTAACAGGGAATGCAGAGCAAGGCAATACAATCTAAGAACACAGACATTCTGGCACAATGGCCGAGTTAAGGCAGGATGGATAGTGAAGATCCAGAAACTTAgcactctgttttctttcctctaaagCAATGCCATGAGCCTGCACCCCATATTTCCCCATAAAGTAAAAGAAGAAGATTATGTAAAGAAGCTGCTAAACACACTTGTCTTAAAACTGTTTCAGCCCCTGACgttattcatgtattttttaaatacacaacGGATCACATTGATACTACCTAAAACCAATTTAAACAGCAATCCCTGAATCACAGTCTGCATGCATAGCCACAAGACAGCTTTAATTTTACGTTCTGCTACAAGAGCACTGGGATACAGAGGAGGAGCCCAAGCCATCATTCAAAACCTGGGGAcgacagcaggagcagagcctgggATCTGCAGCAGAGAAATACTTCCAGAGCATCTGCTGTACTGGACCAAACTGGTAGGAGCCCAAACCCCACCAGTGGCACCCTGGCacttttgtttctccttctcATGAGGTTTTGACTCACCCTCCAGGCACTGCCTTCATAGCAGCTTTTAAGCAACCCACAGAAACACACTTCAAAACAATATGGGGGCACTTAACACTCTCAGCAGACAGCCTACTCCCTTGCTGGATAAACTGCACTCAGAAACAAAGCCAGCTGTACACAGGCTTCTGACACTAGAGCAGAATGAACGAAAAGCTATTGCACGTCAAGAAAAAGCAGGAGTTcccccatcctgcagctctcccaCGGCTGCTGGCTACATCTGCCCTTCCCTTAGAGGAAGGAATCAAGACATGAGCCTGTGGCACTGATCTGTGGAAACGGCCACACTCCTCAGAAATGGGAATCTGGACTGGGTCAGTGCTTAACGTGTCTGAAATGACAGAACTGccagaagacaaaagaaaacagccagCTTATTTCTGAAGGCTTCTGTTTTGACCCAGAGGCTTACC
This window of the Lagopus muta isolate bLagMut1 chromosome 15, bLagMut1 primary, whole genome shotgun sequence genome carries:
- the WIPI2 gene encoding WD repeat domain phosphoinositide-interacting protein 2 isoform X4, which produces MNLAGQSGDAGSGHLLFANFNQDNTSLAVGSKSGYKFFSLSSVDKLEQIYECTDTEDVCIVERLFSSSLVAIVSLKAPRKLKVCHFKKGTEICNYSYSNTILAVKLNRQRLIVCLEESLYIHNIRDMKVLHTIRETPPNPAGLCALSINNDNCYLAYPGSATIGEVQVFDTINLRAANMIPAHDSPLAALAFDASGSKLATASEKGTVIRVFSIPEGQKLFEFRRGVKRCVSICSLAFSMDGMFLSASSNTETVHIFKLETVKEKPQEEPTTWTGYFGKVLMASTSYLPSQVTEMFNQGRAFATVRLPFCGHRNICALATIQKIPRLLVGAADGYLYMYNLDPQEGGECTLMKQHKLDGSMEPANEILESASHDRPLVAQPYSAAGTKAYPDDLGAVGGACLEDETNSLRLDEDSEHPPMILRTD
- the WIPI2 gene encoding WD repeat domain phosphoinositide-interacting protein 2 isoform X1, coding for MLPLQPLSSLPPCGAWLPLVVSEEVWEGSSIHPLGCRVHLIGTIQASCLIYLWDTDLGSSAFASLGSLAVGSKSGYKFFSLSSVDKLEQIYECTDTEDVCIVERLFSSSLVAIVSLKAPRKLKVCHFKKGTEICNYSYSNTILAVKLNRQRLIVCLEESLYIHNIRDMKVLHTIRETPPNPAGLCALSINNDNCYLAYPGSATIGEVQVFDTINLRAANMIPAHDSPLAALAFDASGSKLATASEKGTVIRVFSIPEGQKLFEFRRGVKRCVSICSLAFSMDGMFLSASSNTETVHIFKLETVKEKPQEEPTTWTGYFGKVLMASTSYLPSQVTEMFNQGRAFATVRLPFCGHRNICALATIQKIPRLLVGAADGYLYMYNLDPQEGGECTLMKQHKLDGSMEPANEILESASHDRPLVAQPYSAAGTKGTYVPSSPTRHAYPDDLGAVGGACLEDETNSLRLDEDSEHPPMILRTD
- the WIPI2 gene encoding WD repeat domain phosphoinositide-interacting protein 2 isoform X3, producing MNLAGQSGDAGSGHLLFANFNQDNTSLAVGSKSGYKFFSLSSVDKLEQIYECTDTEDVCIVERLFSSSLVAIVSLKAPRKLKVCHFKKGTEICNYSYSNTILAVKLNRQRLIVCLEESLYIHNIRDMKVLHTIRETPPNPAGLCALSINNDNCYLAYPGSATIGEVQVFDTINLRAANMIPAHDSPLAALAFDASGSKLATASEKGTVIRVFSIPEGQKLFEFRRGVKRCVSICSLAFSMDGMFLSASSNTETVHIFKLETVKEKPQEEPTTWTGYFGKVLMASTSYLPSQVTEMFNQGRAFATVRLPFCGHRNICALATIQKIPRLLVGAADGYLYMYNLDPQEGGECTLMKQHKLDGSMEPANEILESASHDRPLVAQPYSAAGTKGTYVPSSPTRHAYPDDLGAVGGACLEDETNSLRLDEDSEHPPMILRTD
- the WIPI2 gene encoding WD repeat domain phosphoinositide-interacting protein 2 isoform X2, with the translated sequence MLPLQPLSSLPPCGAWLPLVVSEEVWEGSSIHPLGCRVHLIGTIQASCLIYLWDTDLGSSAFASLGSLAVGSKSGYKFFSLSSVDKLEQIYECTDTEDVCIVERLFSSSLVAIVSLKAPRKLKVCHFKKGTEICNYSYSNTILAVKLNRQRLIVCLEESLYIHNIRDMKVLHTIRETPPNPAGLCALSINNDNCYLAYPGSATIGEVQVFDTINLRAANMIPAHDSPLAALAFDASGSKLATASEKGTVIRVFSIPEGQKLFEFRRGVKRCVSICSLAFSMDGMFLSASSNTETVHIFKLETVKEKPQEEPTTWTGYFGKVLMASTSYLPSQVTEMFNQGRAFATVRLPFCGHRNICALATIQKIPRLLVGAADGYLYMYNLDPQEGGECTLMKQHKLDGSMEPANEILESASHDRPLVAQPYSAAGTKAYPDDLGAVGGACLEDETNSLRLDEDSEHPPMILRTD